One window of Paenibacillus sp. FSL K6-3182 genomic DNA carries:
- a CDS encoding helix-turn-helix domain-containing protein: protein MDSTILHFISPPIPYFVDCGYAYYEVGDTHIDRNCINVFDLIVVRKGVLPIAENDHTWEVNEGEGLILLPNAHHYGNAPCKADTEIIWIHFQTFGSWQMCRDMNECQSNQLELIEEHKKLAYVNHADVCSIFLPKHMKLSTKALEALETFFQQENEPQSLRNWKRQVSFQLFLQHLDRDLASPTNATAIQLAERIELFIRQNYASDITNSVLQKKLNYHPNYLAKVMLKMYGMTPITYLQYYRLEQSKRLLLQTSKSIAQIADEVGFHHISHYSTCFSKKEGLSPSGFRSKFAKKR, encoded by the coding sequence GTGGACTCTACGATTCTTCATTTTATCTCACCACCGATTCCCTATTTCGTGGATTGCGGTTATGCCTATTACGAGGTAGGAGATACCCATATCGACCGAAATTGTATCAATGTATTCGATCTGATTGTCGTCCGCAAAGGGGTTCTCCCCATTGCCGAGAATGACCATACCTGGGAAGTCAATGAGGGAGAAGGACTCATCCTTCTCCCGAATGCTCATCATTACGGCAATGCTCCCTGCAAAGCCGATACGGAAATCATCTGGATTCACTTTCAAACCTTCGGCAGCTGGCAGATGTGCCGCGACATGAACGAATGCCAGAGCAACCAGCTGGAATTGATCGAGGAACACAAAAAGTTAGCGTATGTCAATCACGCCGATGTCTGTTCCATCTTCCTCCCCAAGCACATGAAGCTGTCGACGAAAGCGTTGGAGGCGCTTGAGACCTTCTTTCAGCAGGAGAATGAACCGCAGTCGCTTCGGAACTGGAAGCGACAAGTTTCCTTCCAGTTATTTTTGCAACATTTGGATCGCGATCTCGCTTCCCCCACGAACGCCACCGCGATACAGCTCGCAGAGCGGATCGAACTGTTTATCCGTCAGAACTATGCCAGCGATATCACGAACTCGGTGCTGCAAAAGAAGTTGAACTATCACCCCAATTATCTGGCTAAGGTGATGCTGAAAATGTACGGAATGACCCCAATAACCTATCTTCAATATTACCGGCTTGAACAATCCAAACGGCTGCTGCTGCAAACCTCCAAATCTATTGCCCAGATCGCAGATGAAGTTGGCTTCCATCATATCTCGCATTATTCCACCTGTTTCTCCAAGAAAGAAGGTCTCTCTCCCTCAGGCTTCCGCAGCAAATTCGCCAAGAAGCGCTAG